In the Candidatus Cloacimonas acidaminovorans str. Evry genome, one interval contains:
- a CDS encoding vitamin B12-dependent ribonucleotide reductase codes for MELTENALKVLEKRYFRKDENGVLIEDWDKMLTRVASNIASGDEEKTRRFYQLMDAGYFLPNSPTLMNAGGDLQQLSACFVLPIEDSMESIFETVKNAALIHKSGGGTGFSFSHLREANARVRSTNGVSSGPLSFLKVFNAATDAVKQGGTRRGANMAILNVDHPQILDFITCKENPAELTNFNISVGITEDFMQAVTNDDEYNLISPHTGAIYKKLKARDVFALIVKMAHKNGEPGIVFLDRLNNANPTPTLGKIESTNPCGEQPLLPYEACNLGSINLALLIKDGDVDWDKLKEVVRESIDFLDAVIDVSKFPLHQIETISQANRKIGLGVMGWADLLFQLKIPYASEEAVALAAKLMEFIDFYAKERSSELAQEKGAFPNFQESIYATGCLKREKINQPWDSLKEKIKKEGIRNATLTTIAPTGTISMIADTSSGIEPQFSLAYVKNVMDGEKLIYVNKYLQKALEEKGIYNNKLLDEILTRGSLAGIEGIPDDLKKVFQTAHDISPEWHIRMQAAFQKYTDNAVSKTINFPNSATVEDIQSAYELAYHLGCKGVTVYRDGSRESQVLYLGTQTTSPEKTDKKVAPRTRPEITKGITQRLETGCGHMYVTINTDAQGACEVFIQMGKVGGCASAQLEAIARLVSLALRSQIKIESITRQLKGIRCQSPMWNKGKMITSCGDAVGQALEQFVTLYTKGQIQAGELSVENENLGSHQSVGNGFALCPDCGNTIEHTEGCLKCPACGWSKC; via the coding sequence ATGGAACTAACGGAAAATGCGCTGAAGGTTTTGGAAAAAAGATATTTCCGTAAAGATGAAAATGGCGTTTTGATAGAGGACTGGGATAAAATGCTCACTCGGGTTGCCTCCAATATTGCAAGCGGTGATGAGGAAAAAACCCGTCGTTTTTATCAGTTAATGGATGCGGGTTATTTTTTACCCAATTCTCCTACTTTAATGAATGCCGGTGGTGATTTACAACAGCTCTCCGCCTGTTTTGTTTTGCCTATTGAAGATAGTATGGAAAGCATTTTTGAAACGGTTAAAAATGCGGCTTTAATTCATAAGAGCGGAGGTGGAACCGGTTTTTCTTTCAGTCACTTACGCGAAGCCAATGCCCGAGTTCGTTCTACTAATGGTGTTTCCAGCGGACCTCTATCCTTTTTAAAGGTTTTTAATGCTGCTACCGATGCTGTTAAACAAGGTGGAACCAGAAGAGGCGCTAATATGGCAATCTTAAATGTAGATCATCCTCAAATTCTGGATTTTATAACCTGCAAAGAAAATCCCGCAGAACTAACCAATTTCAATATCAGTGTTGGTATAACAGAAGATTTTATGCAGGCGGTTACTAATGATGATGAATATAATCTTATTTCTCCTCATACGGGAGCGATTTATAAAAAGCTGAAAGCCAGAGATGTATTTGCCCTGATTGTAAAAATGGCACATAAAAATGGCGAACCGGGAATCGTGTTTTTAGACCGGCTAAATAATGCCAATCCTACTCCTACACTGGGCAAAATAGAATCTACTAATCCCTGTGGAGAACAACCCTTGCTGCCTTATGAAGCATGCAATTTGGGCTCTATAAATCTTGCTTTGTTGATTAAAGACGGTGATGTGGATTGGGATAAACTGAAAGAAGTGGTGCGTGAAAGTATTGATTTTCTGGATGCGGTAATTGATGTTTCCAAGTTTCCCCTACATCAAATTGAAACAATTTCCCAAGCTAACAGGAAAATCGGATTGGGAGTTATGGGTTGGGCGGACTTATTATTTCAATTAAAAATACCTTATGCCAGTGAAGAAGCGGTTGCTCTTGCCGCTAAACTTATGGAATTTATAGATTTTTATGCTAAAGAACGCTCTTCAGAACTTGCCCAGGAAAAAGGTGCTTTCCCCAATTTTCAGGAAAGTATCTACGCTACCGGTTGCCTGAAAAGAGAAAAAATAAACCAACCCTGGGATTCCTTAAAAGAAAAAATAAAAAAAGAGGGAATTCGCAATGCTACCCTTACTACTATTGCTCCTACGGGAACAATTAGTATGATTGCCGATACTTCCAGCGGAATTGAACCCCAATTTTCCCTTGCTTATGTGAAAAATGTAATGGATGGAGAGAAATTAATCTATGTGAATAAATATTTGCAGAAGGCATTGGAAGAAAAAGGAATATATAATAATAAGCTTTTAGATGAAATTTTAACGCGTGGCTCTCTTGCCGGTATTGAGGGTATTCCGGATGACTTGAAAAAGGTGTTTCAAACCGCTCATGACATAAGTCCCGAATGGCATATCAGAATGCAGGCAGCTTTTCAAAAATATACTGATAATGCTGTCAGCAAAACCATTAATTTCCCTAATTCCGCTACGGTGGAAGATATCCAAAGTGCCTATGAGCTTGCCTATCATCTTGGCTGTAAAGGAGTTACTGTCTATCGGGATGGCAGCCGGGAAAGCCAGGTTCTCTATTTAGGAACTCAAACAACCTCACCTGAAAAAACGGATAAAAAAGTAGCTCCCAGAACCAGACCGGAAATTACTAAAGGCATAACTCAACGCCTGGAAACGGGTTGCGGTCATATGTATGTAACTATTAATACCGATGCTCAAGGTGCCTGTGAGGTCTTTATTCAAATGGGAAAAGTGGGAGGATGTGCTTCTGCACAACTGGAAGCTATTGCTCGTCTTGTTTCTTTGGCTTTGCGCTCTCAGATCAAGATTGAATCCATTACTCGTCAATTGAAAGGTATTCGTTGTCAATCCCCAATGTGGAATAAAGGAAAAATGATAACTTCTTGTGGAGATGCAGTTGGTCAGGCACTGGAACAATTTGTAACTCTTTATACTAAAGGACAAATCCAAGCCGGCGAATTATCGGTGGAAAATGAAAATTTAGGTTCTCATCAGTCGGTTGGAAACGGTTTTGCTCTATGCCCTGACTGCGGAAATACTATTGAACACACAGAAGGATGTTTAAAATGTCCTGCCTGCGGTTGGAGTAAATGTTAA
- a CDS encoding FAD:protein FMN transferase → MNRREIISLIILILVIGFGTYKYLTRSFTELKSQYLMDTIVEISATSQSKNVGKQIDAVFNYIRNLEDKLNEFNPQSYLAKINADTLNTVFEMDPDVYNLLTIADSLYKMTEGAFDPTIKPVWDLWGFNAEKPVPPDSLEIKKMLEKVNFSKIKYTPQQLFKPVGMQLTFGAIAKGYILDKAREYMQTLNLDSGFINCRSSMAFMGFKNPQIVYIQHPRRLDDYIANFKVLNQSVSTSGDYQQFYEYQGVRYHHIINPFTGYPVPDVHSVTVLCPSAAWSDGLSTALFLLPPETAISVIKPIPDCEAIIYYTKDDSLVSLKTEGMKKRDLNEKL, encoded by the coding sequence ATGAATCGCAGAGAAATTATTTCCCTCATCATATTGATTTTAGTGATTGGTTTCGGAACCTACAAATATCTGACGCGTTCTTTTACTGAACTTAAAAGTCAATACTTAATGGATACCATTGTAGAAATATCTGCCACTTCGCAAAGTAAAAATGTTGGCAAACAAATAGATGCTGTTTTCAATTATATCCGCAATCTGGAAGATAAATTAAACGAATTCAATCCCCAAAGCTATCTGGCTAAAATCAATGCCGATACTTTAAATACGGTCTTTGAAATGGACCCCGATGTATATAATTTGCTCACGATAGCGGATAGTTTATATAAAATGACTGAAGGCGCTTTTGACCCAACTATCAAGCCGGTATGGGATTTATGGGGTTTTAATGCTGAAAAACCTGTGCCTCCAGATTCGCTTGAAATAAAGAAAATGTTAGAGAAAGTGAATTTCAGTAAGATAAAATATACTCCTCAACAACTGTTTAAGCCGGTAGGTATGCAACTCACTTTTGGCGCTATTGCCAAAGGTTACATTTTGGATAAAGCAAGAGAGTATATGCAGACCTTAAATTTGGATAGCGGATTTATAAATTGTCGCAGTTCTATGGCTTTTATGGGTTTTAAAAACCCCCAAATTGTTTATATTCAGCATCCTCGCCGCTTAGATGATTACATTGCCAATTTCAAAGTGCTGAATCAAAGTGTTTCTACTTCCGGTGATTATCAACAGTTTTATGAATATCAGGGTGTTCGTTATCATCATATCATCAATCCTTTTACAGGTTATCCGGTTCCCGATGTGCATTCAGTAACTGTTCTTTGTCCTTCTGCCGCTTGGTCTGACGGTCTTTCAACCGCACTTTTTTTGTTGCCTCCGGAAACTGCAATTTCGGTAATTAAACCGATTCCCGATTGTGAAGCAATCATTTATTATACTAAAGATGATTCTCTCGTTTCCCTAAAAACGGAGGGGATGAAGAAAAGGGACTTGAACGAAAAGTTATGA
- the folE2 gene encoding GTP cyclohydrolase FolE2, with the protein MSIPDIQSQTDNRKITIDKVGVKGIRYPIVVQDREKGIQHSVADLNIYVELPHHRRGTHMSRFLEVLNRYHTEVFIDKLDAFLSELKTTLKADSAYIDIMFPFFMKKQAPVSRVSSLLGYDCSFNASFKDCFELWIGVKVPVTTLCPCSKAISVYGAHNQRSDIFIKVRYREFVWLEELIQLAEKHSSCEIYPILKRSDEKYVTEKAYNNPKFVEDVVREITLELNKDKRITGFYVEAENFESVHNHNAYALISRNL; encoded by the coding sequence ATGAGTATACCTGATATCCAATCCCAAACCGATAACCGCAAAATAACCATAGATAAAGTTGGTGTAAAAGGTATTCGTTATCCTATTGTAGTTCAGGATAGAGAAAAAGGCATTCAGCATAGTGTTGCCGATTTAAATATCTATGTAGAACTTCCTCATCACCGTCGGGGAACACATATGAGCCGTTTTCTGGAGGTTTTGAATCGTTATCATACTGAGGTCTTTATAGATAAGCTGGATGCTTTTTTAAGTGAGCTGAAAACAACCTTGAAAGCTGATTCTGCCTATATAGACATTATGTTTCCCTTTTTTATGAAAAAACAGGCGCCAGTTTCCCGCGTTTCTTCTCTTTTGGGTTATGATTGCAGTTTCAATGCCTCTTTTAAAGATTGTTTTGAACTCTGGATTGGAGTAAAAGTTCCGGTAACTACACTTTGTCCCTGTTCTAAAGCAATCAGCGTTTATGGAGCTCATAATCAGCGTTCGGATATATTTATAAAAGTCCGTTACCGGGAATTTGTGTGGCTGGAAGAACTGATTCAGCTTGCCGAAAAACATTCCAGCTGTGAGATTTATCCGATTTTAAAGCGCTCGGATGAGAAATATGTAACCGAAAAAGCATACAATAATCCCAAATTTGTGGAAGATGTTGTGCGGGAAATCACTCTGGAATTAAATAAAGATAAGCGAATAACCGGATTTTATGTAGAAGCCGAAAATTTTGAATCCGTCCATAATCACAATGCTTATGCCCTGATAAGCAGAAACTTATAA
- a CDS encoding M16 family metallopeptidase, with translation MNSGLNNFPKPVSRILANGLEVISVQDTSNSVLCLQLYIRTGSVQENKNQRGYSHFIEHLSFKSTKDFPFNGISLFASGLGGMLNAFTDYDCTCYYVNLPAEKLKEGLHILSQLAFQSTFSREDVKTEKEIILEEIKQYKNDPETDFLEYIQSSYYQKSPLKYPILGSPESIMQADWEALHRFYKNRYIPENAFLIICGDFCQKELDYYLDYYFTPWKSQGKPVKHLTNIEPEINGFRYFFRQKELNENTIAIALPELSEKHPYANALLIAIRYLAIGKSSRLFKRLVEEEKICSSVKVSSLCGILSGASVISITPLSDKYISEVIKLFRTEYSALLNYGIPESEMELIKKDIINSWLFSFEGMENLASLVATEKFVGDLNRLQSYGAEINATTLNDVKQAMYKYWLPEGLAVYYQGAVENADFAEKAYALKSVSLQQNLNSSPAILSLKPSLNLEIKPLNQDVKINTEKITSIAEGFYQIILSNGMQVLFKQLKNKSISGFSLSTPISQICETTSTIGHNFFCSSLLLYKTQKHSHQELQQFSRENGFNIRLIHHLDTTTFRGKCLSVNLKKALSMLAEIIYLPNFDRNYLSLLTSAALDEIRRDNDIPVSYAYLNWYKMLVGNNSNLFRSSGNPSHIRSLHLKDIQEWYEKWDIGKDFYLGIVGNHKPEEVLELCEQTFGLAKKASQSLYPKPLYSPSTIHFKRKYKKTDQAIIFNGGFACPAVSRDENTAFYVLSQILGGDISSRFYYILREKYGYAYQTGFEFHSLNELGFWGAYAFCDRDDYRNCLTLMQDILYSLTEKEVAEDELENAKQYLIGMNRFEDESVSYTASMMSNLSALGYEPEYYLSREERIRKVNREIIQQIARKWLLPENQYIYLLL, from the coding sequence ATGAATTCAGGGTTAAACAATTTTCCCAAACCCGTTAGCAGAATTTTAGCTAATGGACTGGAAGTTATTTCCGTGCAGGATACTTCCAATTCTGTCCTTTGTTTGCAATTATACATTAGAACAGGTTCGGTTCAGGAAAATAAAAATCAGCGAGGTTATTCGCATTTTATTGAGCATTTGAGCTTTAAATCTACCAAGGACTTTCCTTTTAACGGAATTTCTCTTTTTGCCTCAGGTCTGGGTGGAATGCTAAATGCTTTCACCGATTACGATTGCACTTGTTACTATGTAAATCTTCCTGCCGAAAAATTGAAAGAGGGTTTGCACATCCTATCTCAGCTTGCTTTTCAGAGCACTTTCAGCCGGGAAGATGTGAAAACGGAAAAGGAAATCATTTTAGAGGAAATAAAACAGTATAAAAACGACCCCGAAACTGATTTTTTGGAGTATATCCAAAGCAGTTATTATCAAAAAAGTCCTCTTAAATATCCTATTTTGGGTAGTCCTGAAAGCATTATGCAGGCGGATTGGGAAGCACTTCATCGGTTCTATAAAAACCGCTATATCCCGGAAAATGCTTTTCTGATTATCTGTGGTGACTTTTGCCAAAAGGAATTGGATTATTATTTGGATTATTATTTTACTCCTTGGAAAAGCCAGGGCAAACCTGTAAAACACCTAACAAATATTGAACCGGAAATAAATGGATTTCGCTATTTCTTTCGGCAAAAAGAGTTAAATGAAAATACTATTGCCATCGCTTTACCGGAATTAAGCGAAAAACATCCTTACGCTAATGCTCTTTTAATAGCTATACGCTATTTGGCAATAGGGAAATCATCCCGTCTATTTAAACGCCTGGTGGAAGAAGAAAAAATTTGTTCCAGCGTGAAAGTAAGTTCCCTTTGCGGAATTCTTTCCGGTGCCTCAGTCATTTCTATTACCCCTCTTTCCGATAAATATATCTCTGAGGTTATAAAGTTATTCAGGACTGAATATTCTGCCTTGCTCAACTACGGAATACCTGAATCCGAAATGGAACTGATTAAAAAGGATATTATTAATAGCTGGTTATTCAGTTTTGAAGGGATGGAAAACCTTGCCAGTTTGGTAGCTACGGAAAAATTTGTGGGAGACCTGAACCGTCTTCAGAGCTATGGTGCAGAAATTAATGCCACCACTTTAAACGATGTAAAGCAAGCTATGTATAAATATTGGCTTCCCGAAGGGCTTGCTGTTTATTATCAAGGAGCTGTTGAAAATGCTGATTTTGCTGAAAAAGCTTATGCCCTTAAAAGTGTTTCACTGCAGCAAAATTTAAATTCCAGCCCGGCAATTCTATCCCTAAAACCCTCTCTCAATCTTGAAATTAAGCCCTTAAATCAAGATGTGAAAATAAATACGGAAAAAATCACTTCCATAGCTGAGGGCTTCTATCAGATAATTCTTTCCAACGGGATGCAAGTTCTCTTTAAACAACTGAAAAACAAAAGCATCAGCGGTTTTTCTCTTTCCACTCCTATCAGCCAGATTTGTGAAACAACTTCCACTATAGGACACAACTTTTTTTGCTCTTCCCTATTGCTGTATAAAACTCAAAAACATAGTCATCAGGAGTTACAACAATTTTCCCGGGAAAATGGATTTAATATCCGTTTAATTCATCATTTGGATACTACTACTTTCAGGGGAAAATGTTTAAGCGTTAATCTGAAAAAGGCATTGTCTATGCTGGCGGAAATAATCTATCTTCCAAATTTTGACCGCAACTATCTTTCTCTTTTAACTTCTGCCGCTTTAGATGAAATTCGGAGGGATAATGATATTCCGGTTAGCTATGCCTATTTAAACTGGTATAAAATGTTGGTGGGAAACAATAGCAACCTTTTTCGCAGTTCCGGAAATCCTTCTCACATTCGCTCCCTTCATCTTAAGGACATACAGGAATGGTATGAAAAATGGGATATCGGAAAGGATTTTTATTTAGGAATTGTAGGCAACCATAAGCCGGAAGAGGTCTTAGAACTTTGTGAACAGACCTTCGGTTTAGCTAAAAAAGCATCTCAATCATTGTATCCAAAACCCTTGTATTCACCCTCAACTATCCATTTTAAAAGGAAATACAAAAAAACCGACCAGGCAATTATTTTTAACGGCGGATTTGCCTGTCCTGCTGTTAGTCGTGATGAAAATACTGCCTTCTATGTTCTATCTCAAATCCTGGGAGGAGATATATCTTCGCGGTTTTATTATATCTTAAGGGAAAAATACGGCTATGCATATCAAACAGGTTTTGAATTTCACTCCTTAAATGAACTTGGTTTTTGGGGTGCTTATGCCTTTTGTGACCGGGATGATTATCGTAATTGTCTTACTTTAATGCAGGATATTCTTTATTCTCTTACAGAAAAAGAAGTTGCTGAAGATGAATTGGAAAATGCCAAACAATATTTAATCGGAATGAACCGTTTTGAAGATGAAAGTGTTTCCTATACCGCATCTATGATGTCTAACCTGTCAGCTTTGGGCTATGAACCCGAATATTATCTGTCCAGAGAAGAACGGATTAGAAAAGTTAACCGGGAAATAATTCAGCAAATTGCCCGCAAGTGGCTGCTACCTGAAAATCAATATATCTATCTATTGTTGTAA
- a CDS encoding acyl-CoA dehydratase activase, whose product MLKIGIDIGSRNTKIVIYDAQTKRIEFSAFQTTEVSVIDGVNNLLKEGYTALGITRKINTIGVTGYGRKLYQEASSILSEISCHTAGCLYYFPHIRTIIDIGGQDSKIITLNEKGKVTDFVMNDKCAAGTGRFLEMTAMRLGCDVSELSLLASKSTRNLTLNSTCVVFAESEIIGMLSSSIPPEDIVRSVHRSIAKRILAQMSVMIWEQPLVFTGGVALNKDMGKCLSEALNSQLLTPPEPEITAALGAAILAK is encoded by the coding sequence ATGTTGAAAATTGGTATTGATATCGGCTCCAGAAACACAAAAATCGTTATCTACGATGCCCAAACAAAACGCATAGAATTTAGTGCTTTTCAAACCACTGAAGTTTCCGTTATAGATGGAGTTAACAACCTTTTAAAAGAAGGTTATACGGCTTTAGGTATTACCCGAAAAATAAACACTATCGGAGTTACCGGCTATGGGCGCAAACTTTACCAGGAAGCAAGCTCCATTTTATCGGAAATTAGCTGTCATACTGCCGGTTGTCTGTATTATTTTCCTCATATTAGAACTATCATTGATATCGGAGGTCAGGATTCTAAAATCATCACTCTGAACGAAAAAGGTAAAGTAACGGATTTTGTGATGAACGATAAATGTGCGGCAGGAACCGGAAGATTTCTGGAAATGACAGCTATGCGTTTGGGTTGTGATGTTTCCGAACTTTCTCTTTTAGCCTCCAAATCCACTCGGAATCTTACGCTTAATTCCACCTGTGTTGTTTTTGCCGAATCGGAAATAATCGGGATGCTTTCTTCTTCTATTCCTCCAGAAGATATAGTTCGTTCTGTTCATCGTAGCATAGCAAAACGCATTTTAGCCCAAATGTCTGTTATGATTTGGGAGCAACCGCTTGTTTTTACGGGTGGAGTTGCCCTGAATAAAGATATGGGAAAATGTTTAAGTGAAGCATTAAATTCTCAATTACTTACCCCTCCTGAACCGGAAATTACCGCTGCCTTGGGCGCTGCTATTTTAGCCAAATGA
- a CDS encoding PHP domain-containing protein has product MKFDYHIHTEDSYDSSIKAIDLIKRAIELNYDEIAITEHLDLLPQEIKKYGAPSLDRYYKRIKELQNNTSELNVLCGIEIGDYHRVKEYALSLVEDINFDLILGSVHFLSDATNVAVPLKKPLSEEQVRDYYQQNLLLVFHCNIDVLAHLGVYKRGYNYIPDESAFYPLLKDIFNTMIDRKIALEINYSSLCRGYPSFLPELPLLEMFLDLGGRYFSLGSDAHKIEHFDLYRELIPTQFCTSFRYL; this is encoded by the coding sequence ATGAAATTTGATTATCACATTCATACTGAAGATAGTTACGATAGCTCAATTAAAGCAATTGATTTAATTAAAAGAGCTATTGAACTAAATTACGATGAAATAGCTATTACAGAACACCTGGATTTACTCCCTCAGGAAATAAAGAAATACGGTGCACCTTCATTAGACCGTTATTATAAGCGAATAAAAGAATTACAGAACAATACCTCAGAACTTAATGTGCTTTGTGGAATTGAAATTGGTGACTATCATAGGGTTAAAGAATATGCCCTCTCTTTGGTTGAAGATATTAACTTTGACCTTATCCTGGGTTCCGTTCATTTTTTAAGTGACGCTACAAATGTTGCTGTTCCGCTTAAAAAACCTCTTTCCGAGGAACAGGTTAGGGATTATTACCAGCAAAATTTATTGCTGGTTTTCCATTGTAATATTGATGTTCTTGCTCATTTAGGTGTTTATAAAAGGGGTTATAATTACATTCCTGATGAAAGTGCCTTTTATCCTTTGCTGAAAGATATTTTTAACACTATGATAGACCGCAAAATAGCTCTGGAAATTAATTACAGTTCCTTATGCCGGGGATACCCCTCTTTTCTTCCAGAACTTCCGCTTTTAGAAATGTTCCTTGATTTGGGAGGAAGATATTTTTCTTTGGGAAGCGATGCGCATAAAATAGAGCATTTTGACCTTTATCGTGAGTTAATTCCTACTCAATTCTGCACTTCTTTTCGCTACTTATAG
- a CDS encoding TM1266 family iron-only hydrogenase system putative regulator, with the protein MNAKYHILSIIMEDRESAFHPVNELLHSYAQNILLRVGYPMRDLGVAVIFLIVELSVSEMGAFSGKLGQIKSVKVKVTTLKLEEGEQNEN; encoded by the coding sequence ATGAATGCCAAATATCATATTCTAAGCATTATTATGGAAGACCGTGAAAGTGCTTTTCATCCCGTAAACGAATTATTACATAGTTATGCACAAAATATTCTTTTACGGGTGGGCTATCCTATGCGCGATTTAGGAGTTGCTGTAATTTTTTTAATTGTAGAGCTCTCTGTTTCCGAAATGGGTGCTTTTTCTGGAAAACTGGGTCAGATAAAATCCGTGAAAGTAAAGGTTACAACTTTGAAACTGGAGGAAGGAGAACAAAATGAAAATTAA
- the hydG gene encoding [FeFe] hydrogenase H-cluster radical SAM maturase HydG encodes MKINTEGLKSFIPTAEIEEHLNKNRFADAIRIRDIVDKSLDKQRLNPDETAALINVTDPELKNLILEGAHTLKERIYGNRIVLFAPLYVGNECINDCVYCGFRISNKECQRATLSKEELIAETEALEDKGHKRLIMVYGEHPKYSPEFIAETVQTVYNVKHNKGEIRRVNINAAPLDIEGFRTVKSVGIGTYQIFQETYQEETYQNLHPRGPKSNFLWRLYGLDRAMQAGIDDLGIGALMGLYNWRFEVMGLLYHTIHLEERFGVGPHTISFPRIEPAIGTDFTKNPPYKVSDEDFKLLIASIRLSVPYTGMILTAREPIAVRDEVLRYGISQIDAGSSIGVGDYAHKDEESKRKSQFVLGDTRTLDDVIYELAHSGYIPSFCTSCYRAGRTGEHFMEFAIPGFVKRFCTPNALLTFAEYLYDYASERTKKIGLELIDKEVAKIDDPNMQSSVQENLAKMKEGIRDLHY; translated from the coding sequence ATGAAAATTAATACTGAAGGTCTTAAGTCCTTTATTCCTACTGCCGAAATTGAAGAACATTTAAACAAAAACCGTTTTGCCGATGCTATTAGGATTAGAGATATTGTAGATAAATCACTGGATAAACAGCGTCTTAATCCTGATGAAACAGCCGCTTTAATTAATGTTACCGATCCCGAATTAAAAAATCTTATTCTGGAAGGTGCGCATACTCTCAAAGAACGAATTTATGGAAATCGGATAGTTCTTTTTGCTCCTCTTTATGTTGGAAACGAATGTATAAACGATTGTGTTTATTGCGGATTCCGTATTTCCAATAAAGAATGTCAGCGGGCAACTTTAAGTAAAGAAGAATTGATTGCCGAAACAGAAGCTCTTGAAGATAAAGGGCATAAACGATTAATTATGGTTTACGGTGAACACCCTAAATATTCTCCCGAGTTCATTGCCGAAACGGTGCAAACCGTTTATAATGTAAAACACAATAAAGGAGAAATTCGCAGAGTAAATATAAATGCCGCTCCTTTGGATATTGAAGGTTTTCGCACTGTAAAATCCGTTGGTATTGGCACCTATCAAATTTTTCAGGAAACCTATCAGGAAGAGACCTACCAAAATTTGCATCCCAGAGGACCTAAAAGTAATTTCCTTTGGCGTTTATATGGTTTGGATAGAGCTATGCAAGCAGGAATAGATGACTTGGGCATTGGTGCTTTAATGGGATTATATAATTGGCGTTTTGAAGTTATGGGTCTTCTATATCATACCATTCATCTGGAAGAACGCTTTGGAGTAGGACCTCACACTATTTCCTTTCCCCGTATTGAACCTGCCATTGGAACGGACTTTACAAAAAACCCTCCCTACAAGGTTTCCGATGAGGACTTTAAACTTTTAATAGCCAGCATCCGCTTAAGTGTTCCCTACACCGGAATGATCCTTACTGCCAGAGAACCAATTGCAGTAAGAGATGAGGTCTTACGCTATGGCATTTCACAAATTGATGCCGGAAGCAGTATCGGAGTTGGTGACTATGCTCATAAAGATGAAGAATCCAAACGAAAAAGTCAATTCGTTTTAGGTGACACCCGCACTTTGGATGATGTTATTTATGAACTTGCCCATAGCGGTTATATACCTTCTTTTTGCACTTCCTGTTACCGTGCAGGAAGAACTGGAGAACATTTTATGGAATTTGCCATTCCAGGTTTTGTAAAAAGATTTTGCACTCCCAATGCCTTACTCACTTTTGCGGAATATCTTTATGATTATGCCAGCGAACGCACTAAAAAAATCGGCTTGGAACTGATTGACAAAGAAGTAGCTAAAATAGATGATCCCAATATGCAGAGTTCAGTGCAAGAAAATCTGGCAAAAATGAAAGAAGGAATAAGAGATTTGCACTATTAA
- the queC gene encoding 7-cyano-7-deazaguanine synthase QueC — MTRAIVLLSGGMDSLVTAACAVSECDEVCFLHFNYGQLTEKKELSSFEALVNYYQPIQAKVINYSWLSEIGGSALTDRNIPVQKGILSSSKIPVTYVPFRNAIFLCSAVAWAEVIQATRIYIGAVEEDSSGYPDCREVFFQAFNKVIATGTKGEIPIEISTPVLHKSKAEIVQLGIELKAPFELSWSCYTENDVACGVCESCLLRKKAFKTAGVEDPLPYRN, encoded by the coding sequence ATGACCCGGGCAATCGTTTTATTAAGCGGAGGAATGGATTCTTTGGTCACAGCTGCTTGTGCTGTATCTGAATGTGACGAGGTCTGTTTTCTGCATTTTAATTATGGTCAGTTAACGGAAAAAAAGGAATTATCCTCTTTTGAAGCACTGGTAAATTATTATCAGCCAATTCAAGCCAAAGTGATTAATTATTCCTGGCTTTCTGAAATTGGCGGCTCTGCTTTAACCGATAGAAACATTCCCGTTCAGAAAGGAATCCTTTCCAGCTCTAAAATTCCTGTTACTTATGTTCCTTTCCGGAATGCCATATTTCTTTGTTCTGCAGTTGCTTGGGCAGAAGTTATTCAAGCAACAAGAATTTATATTGGAGCTGTGGAAGAAGACAGTTCCGGTTATCCAGATTGCCGTGAGGTTTTTTTTCAGGCATTTAATAAAGTGATTGCTACAGGGACAAAAGGTGAAATTCCGATAGAAATTAGCACCCCTGTTTTACATAAAAGCAAGGCAGAAATAGTGCAACTGGGAATTGAACTTAAAGCTCCTTTTGAATTATCCTGGAGCTGTTATACCGAAAATGATGTTGCCTGTGGCGTTTGTGAAAGCTGTCTCTTACGTAAAAAGGCATTTAAAACAGCAGGCGTGGAAGACCCTCTTCCCTATCGTAATTAA